The following proteins are co-located in the Malus sylvestris chromosome 13, drMalSylv7.2, whole genome shotgun sequence genome:
- the LOC126595709 gene encoding uncharacterized protein LOC126595709 has translation MSEPGSSSDEGSSSFSSKSESAMSESSGSLLESGTRETLDDLPNRQTLAIASSSSMALGEGVVFDAIPIVRSEFTADHLKNNLLDNEKQVEALRQSCNIPRSVGIRLVHDEEWPSEPPQGHVMFYTQILLTLGVRLPLHPWLQKMLSLIGYAPGQLNPGFWDTLIGFYIIWMECGLCEPSFHQWRYCYKMRPAKSCTGYAECACRSERKRIVYGKKKAYYTWKNRWCFLYNDWEYDKGVTPERRVLTHFQTVGCNVSTVRTICYLLWSFLASNTLLHVVTRGTIKLFGHELSDIEKVLRVPKEDRHLSKLRPLFRRYGFQPLVSESQGRSMEKVSKKTGTSTHKRKAPVLVPSEDILPHKKIHKFRGEPSVRPKSQDGVLKGLAFRKTGVEAVENAATVVAGEGSRLLPPPLTMEHTVQESDPGSRHEGKGKERAGSVPWKDLRVATRPKDFGDINNCLAGRRFAFDELGEPLAKDESDCDRMLKLSSYVMAEYHDRLQEVERYKAKLKENKQLVDEARRNKGLLTQALQLKDETMESLKRRNGENLRLKKLFEVTKKQLEVATLEVSKVRGELDGALVEISELEKSIPTEREAAVQEYLSSSTFHLAIKPYCAQEARFEKRKWMAVLDRYDDGSILRKYHEDIDEHHRKGETFVLAVDPSSEDESDNEGNADAQTQHGEEDLGDAEDDGRMRSDTARGSASDENE, from the exons atgtcagagcctggaagttctagtgatgagggctcttctagctttagctctaagtctgagtctgcaatgtcggagtcttcagggtctttgttagagtccggtactagagaaacattggatgatcttcccaaccgtcaaactttagctattgctagttcttcctccatggcgttgggtgagggggttgtttttgatgccatacccatagttcgctctgagttcacagcagaccatctaaagaataacttgttagataatgagaagcaggttgaggcgctaaggcagtcatgtaatatccctcgtagtgtagggatacgtttggtacatgatgaagaatggccttctgagcctccccagggtcatgttatgttctacacccagatattactaactttaggggtgagactacctttacatccgtggttgcaaaagatgttatctttgatcggatatgcacctgggcaactcaatcctggtttctgggatactttgattggattttatatcatttggatggagtgtgggttgtgtgagccttccttccatcagtggcgttactgttacaagatgcgcccagcaaaatcatgcactggttatgccgagtgtgcatgtcggagtgagagaaagcgtattgtgtatggtaagaaaaaggcatactacacatggaaaaaccgttggtgctttctgtataatgattgggagtatgataagggtgtcacgcctgagcgacgtgtgcttactcacttccagactgtaggttgtaacgtatcaaccgttcgtactatttgctatttgttgtggtcttttcttgcttctaacactttGCTTCATGTAGTGACGCGGGGCACCATCAAACTGTTTGGGCATGAGCtatctgacatagagaaggtgttgagggtgcccaaagaggatagacacttaagcaagctacgacccttatttcgtcggtacggtttccaacccttagtttccgagagccagggacgatcga tggagaaggtaagcaagaaaacagggactagcacccataaaaggaaagcaccagtgttagttccttcggaagacatcctaccgcataagaaaattcataagttccgAGGGGAACCATCCGTTAGACCTAAGTCCCAAGATGGGGTCCTTAAGGGGCTTGCCTTTAGGAAGACTGGAGTCGAGGCCGTTGAAAATGCTGCTACCGTAGTTGCAGGAGAAGGGAGCCGACTGTTGCCTCCTCCTCTTACTATGGAGCACACTGTCCAGGAAAGTGATCCTGGTTCCCGCCATGAggggaaaggcaaggaaagagctggcagtgtcccgtggaaggacttgagggttgccacgcggccaaaggattttggggatatcaacaattgcttggcagggcgtcgattcgccttcgatgagctcggagagcccttagctaaggatgaatcggattgcgaccggatgttgaagctgtcttcatat gtcatggccgagtatcacgacagactgcaagaggttgagcggtacaaggcaaaattgaaggagaataagcagcttgtggacgaggcccgaaggaataagggacttttgactcaggctctccaactgaaggacgaaaccatggagagcttgaaaaggcgaaatggtgagaacctaaggcttaagaaattgtttgaggtaactaaaaaacagttggaggtggctaccttggaggtatccaaggttaggggagaattggatggtgccttagttgagatttctgaactggagaagagcattccaactgaaagggaggctgctgtgcaagaatacttaagttcttcgacctttcatcttgctattaaaccctactgtgctcaagaagctcgctttgaaaaaaggaaatggatggccgtccttgatcgttatgatgatgggagcattcttcgaaaataccacgaagatatagatgagcatcatcgaaagggcgagacatttgtccttgctgttgatcctagcagcgaagatgagtctgataatgaaggtaatgctgatgcacagactcagcatggtgaagaggatcttggggatgcagaggatgatggtaggatgcggagtgatactgccaggggttcggcttcagatgagaatgaatag